The Naumovozyma dairenensis CBS 421 chromosome 1, complete genome genome includes a region encoding these proteins:
- the NDAI0A07550 gene encoding uncharacterized protein (similar to Saccharomyces cerevisiae DBF4 (YDR052C); ancestral locus Anc_3.299) → MSDSEDDSLYERAQLSSITIVDLSSENLVHDDQGCPLKPIGENEEITVPIPKRHVWSISANIVGKRQIDKERGDGLDQAEDERPRKYSRQISGAVIKDPIHCCNDILTRSNPQTKEEELLLWQLKWKKILKEETVIYFDTKYPTSSMNRSIKMKLDKKKNMLKNKFLCLNTKIMPYFDNTVTLILSERPFSAMPELFQAFENRSIKVWDYEKALRFFQKLEIDVSYVMSFNFKGVPLGRDNSDSKSEIFYLREFRPYLYIYDFQQIWAPLVKVEWDPKHFSNMNALPYPTLKYGTYGSCPFVDDGRNNRHAVMWIVRRYERDMNKKKYAMRLRQLYCNRAKPLKVSSIPPIIPHTTMDSKKCVERLRKERDVLTLAKKHQEQNNTSLSDVYFDSNLVRGINELSIPDQHFAEIIGEHHASGFSNANTNTCNKKIGMDTETPIQAQASSQKASLRLQHEEFYARIDSLIELVRRRCR, encoded by the coding sequence ATGTCAGACTCTGAAGATGATTCTCTTTATGAAAGAGCACAACTATCTTCTATAACCATTGTAGACTTAAGTTCAGAAAATTTAGTCCATGATGACCAAGGTTGCCCTTTGAAACCAATTGGTGAGAACGAAGAGATCACGGTTCCGATTCCTAAAAGACACGTGTGGTCCATATCTGCAAACATAGTTGGGAAGAGACAAATCGATAAGGAACGAGGAGATGGCTTGGACCAGGCGGAAGATGAAAGACcaagaaaatattctcGCCAGATATCAGGTGCAGTGATAAAAGATCCAATACATTGTTGTAACGATATATTGACTAGGAGCAATCCacaaacaaaagaagaagaacttTTACTTTGGCAGTTaaaatggaagaaaattcTAAAAGAAGAGACagtaatttattttgataCTAAGTACCCAACTTCGAGCATGAACCgttcaataaaaatgaaattagataaaaagaaaaatatgcTGAAAAATAAGTTCCTATGCTTGAATACAAAAATAATGCCTTATTTCGATAATACAGTGACACTTATTTTGTCGGAACGTCCCTTTTCTGCTATGCCTGAGCTCTTCCAGGCCTTTGAAAACAGAAGTATAAAAGTTTGGGATTATGAAAAGGCATTAagattctttcaaaaattagaGATTGATGTAAGTTATGTGATGTCTTTTAACTTTAAGGGTGTGCCCCTTGGAAGGGATAATAGTGATTCAAAAAGTGAGATTTTCTATTTGAGAGAATTTCGCCCTTatctctatatatatgacTTCCAACAAATCTGGGCTCCGTTGGTGAAAGTGGAATGGGACCCAAAACATTTCTCTAACATGAATGCCTTGCCATATCCAACACTAAAATATGGAACATATGGAAGTTGTCCATTCGTAGATGATGGGAGAAATAATCGACACGCTGTCATGTGGATCGTTAGAAGATATGAAAGAGATATgaataagaagaaatatgCTATGAGACTGCGGCAGTTATATTGTAACCGTGCGAAACCTCTAAAGGTTTCAAGTATTCCTCCAATTATCCCTCATACAACAATGGATTCTAAAAAATGTGTGGAAAGACTGCGAAAAGAGCGTGACGTTTTGACATTGGCAAAAAAACATCAAGAACAGAATAATACTTCCTTATCAGACGTGTATTTTGACAGCAACTTAGTGAGAGGAATTAATGAGTTGTCTATTCCAGACCAGCATTTTGCAGAGATTATCGGCGAACACCATGCAAGTGGTTTTTCGAATGCTAATACAAATACATGTAATAAGAAAATAGGAATGGATACTGAAACCCCAATACAAGCGCAAGCGTCTTCACAAAAGGCCAGCCTTCGTTTGCAGCATGAAGAGTTTTACGCCCGGATAGACTCCCTCATTGAACTAGTTCGGAGACGATGCCGTTAA
- the ECM33 gene encoding Ecm33p (similar to Saccharomyces cerevisiae ECM33 (YBR078W) and PST1 (YDR055W); ancestral locus Anc_3.302): MQYKLAFAGASLMAASAMAANSTAVPSSCSIGSKATATAQADLDRYAGCETLVGNLTITGELGSAAIANVKELDGSLTINNATSLGAFSADSIQKITGALTLEGLTILDSASFGSLAQVGSITLQTLPAITTFSSNLQNADDILISDTTLESVDGFSTLKKCSVININNNRYLTSFESALESISDSLQFSFNGDEANVTFDKLVWANNITLRDVQKASFAKLQKVNASLGFINNSIESIDLSKLTTVGQTFSVVSNDELTTLKCSNLTSVGGGLVVANNTDLKIINGLKNLATVGGAIVVTGNFTALDLSSLKSVRGGGDFETKSGNFSCSALKKLQSKGVIQGDSFVCKNGAVSSSSSKASSKISSSKNSKATSTSSESSSSSTATSSTNGTSSSNAAIAQYVPATSFMGAVAAVFVALL; encoded by the coding sequence atgcAATATAAATTAGCTTTCGCTGGTGCCTCTTTAATGGCTGCCTCTGCCATGGCAGCAAATTCCACGGCCGTCCCATCTTCCTGTAGTATAGGTTCCAAAGCTACCGCTACAGCTCAAGCAGATCTAGACAGGTATGCTGGTTGTGAAACCCTTGTCGGTAACTTAACCATCACCGGTGAATTAGGTTCCGCTGCTATCGCAAACGTTAAAGAATTAGACGGTTCTTTAACCATCAACAACGCTACTTCTTTAGGTGCCTTTTCTGCTGATTCTATACAGAAAATCACCGGTGCCTTAACTCTAGAAGGTTTAACCATTCTAGATTCTGCCTCCTTCGGTTCTTTAGCTCAAGTTGGATCTATTACGTTACAAACTTTACCAGCTATTACTACTTTCTCTTCTAACTTACAAAACGCTGATGATATCTTAATCTCTGATACTACTTTAGAATCTGTCGATGGTTTCtcaactttgaaaaaatgtaGTGTCATCAACATTAACAATAACAGATATTTGACCTCTTTTGAATCTGCTTTGGAATCCATTTCTGATTCTTtacaattttctttcaacGGTGATGAAGCAAATGTCACTTTCGATAAATTGGTCTGGGCTAATAACATTACTTTAAGAGATGTTCAAAAGGCCTCCTTTgctaaattacaaaaagtTAACGCTTCTCTAGGTTTCATTAACAACTCTATTGAATCCATCGATTTATCTAAATTGACTACTGTCGGTCAAACTTTCAGTGTCgtttcaaatgatgaattaactACTTTGAAATGTAGTAACTTAACCTCCGTTGGTGGTGGTCTAGTCGTTGCTAACAACACCGATTTGAAAATCATTAATGGTCTTAAGAACTTAGCAACTGTCGGTGGTGCTATCGTCGTCACTGGTAACTTCACCGCTTTAGATCTTTCCTCTTTGAAATCTGTCAGAGGTGGTGGTGATTTTGAAACTAAATCTGGTAACTTCTCATGTTCCGCTTTGAAGAAACTACAATCTAAAGGTGTCATTCAAGGTGATTCTTTTGTTTGTAAGAACGGCGCTGTCTCCTCTAGTTCCTCTAAGGCTTCTTCAAAGATATCCTCTTCTAAGAACTCTAAGGCTACCTCTACTTCTTCTGAATCCAGTTCATCATCTACTGCAACATCTTCTACTAACGgtacttcttcttccaacGCTGCTATTGCTCAATATGTCCCAGCTACTTCTTTCATGGGTGCTGTTGCAGCTGTGTTTGTTGCCTTATTGTAA
- the NDAI0A07570 gene encoding uncharacterized protein (similar to Saccharomyces cerevisiae CDC34 (YDR054C); ancestral locus Anc_3.301) yields MDKTNKTSAANLLLRQYRELTDPKRAIPSFHIELENDSNIFVWHIGFIILNEDSIYNGGYFKSEMKFPSNFPYSPPHFKFVPPIYHPNVYKDGKLCISILHQSGDSMTSEPDNETWSPVQSVESVLISIISLLEDPNISSPANVDASVEYRKNFQEYKRKVRLQVERSKQDIPEGFIMPTSTSSAYVSKKNDYLMQKLNEKENEILTSDLTDDFWNEEKELDSLDDSEYEEEPLLFEED; encoded by the coding sequence ATGgataaaacaaataaaacatCTGCGGCAAACCTACTTTTAAGACAGTATCGGGAACTTACAGATCCGAAAAGGGCCATTCCTTCATTCCAtattgaattggaaaatgaCTCTAATATATTCGTTTGGCATATTGGTTTCATAATTCTCAACGAAGATTCCATATATAACGGTGgatatttcaaatcagaAATGAAATTCCCATCAAATTTCCCATATTCTCCTCCACATTTCAAATTCGTACCACCAATATATCATCCAAACGTTTATAAAGATGGTAAATTATGCATATCAATATTACATCAAAGTGGTGATTCTATGACAAGTGAGCCAGATAATGAAACGTGGTCTCCCGTACAAAGTGTAGAGAGCGTTCTCATTTCCATTATTTCGTTATTGGAAgatccaaatatttcatcaCCAGCTAATGTGGATGCTTCCGTAGAGTACAGGAAGAATTttcaagaatataaaaGGAAAGTCAGATTACAAGTGGAAAGATCTAAACAAGATATACCTGAAGGTTTCATAATGCCCACATCTACGTCGTCTGCTTAtgtttcaaagaaaaatgattatttgatgcagaaattgaatgaaaaggaaaatgaaatactTACATCTGATTTGACTGATGATTTCTGGAACGAAGAAAAGGAACTAGATAGTTTGGATGATAGCGAATACGAAGAAGAACCATTATTGTTCGAAGAAGATTGA
- the PFF1 gene encoding Pff1p (similar to Saccharomyces cerevisiae YBR074W; ancestral locus Anc_3.295) — MQSSHNSMPTLKSIFRFRKTNVSFLFQITICGIFLLYVYDQTRYKYTLPSQSEKVHQRLLQTAWSDLQNITLKPHPYTSRDNDRVHDYILERAMKITQKIEYANISDDYETQTDTFFRQPDVFNLSSTRTRVIYFQSSNIIVKLEGKDKALPGLLLSSHFDSVPTSTGATDDGKGIASLLALLEYFCQKQPERTLIFNFNNNEEFGLLGASVFFEHPWSKLVHYFLNLEGTGVGGKAVLFRTSDVSTAQMYKEAVLKQPFGNSVYQQGFYNRYIHSETDYKVYEENGLRGWDIAFYKPRALYHTVNDSISYTSREALWHMLHTSLQLSNYVAFNNEDPHAYTPAIYFDIVGYNFFVINSKSLFALNCILLVAAPVIILVLQLLRSRKNSSTNRVSLLLAVRLPFSLAITCIILKITESALFQINPFISSRNHLSPLITFGAEFLFINYLLLTLFETLSPSSDFKRIALGEILSILWVLLLSLTYRMHKNEYRDTGIYPFTILYVCILMGILFDYFAKSLKQTPKVFFSREVDGVSGSSNQELHDGELEAAGAYTSDVERASPTNSDNSSPHTANQTIPAFEPDERAPLLETNAHYPVKEVNTIPKKPTNYSWALQFLLTVPIGIFIMFNSFDLILDALNQTSQESLKSTSDVLNISLLGGILVVLPVIPFVYKFNVVTAIALFLTFSIGAIQIFFSSPFTIEAPLKVRFSQDLKWSNGAIESVVHISGRQGFLEPLIHDLPSVKREYLAVDCEDKYDGNEVCSYSGELPNPIDTYNSNFTIDKLFSIDVLKNDRNSKYKSPYEPINAEVLINVVENRACTILFTNPLEDKSSPVKQIQIFADENNNTDVTDDKIIRWRDGIDELQLHKLDFEKKFYHIGIQWYPKILNDNESNSDSPADIDDNALNLRVICYWGEYDSESIVNGKHKKKIPAYDELLTYAPLNYSISNLNKGLITMERSIEL; from the coding sequence ATGCAATCATCTCATAACTCGATGCCAACTTTGAAGTCAATTTTTAGATTCAGGAAAACAAATGTAAGCttcctttttcaaataacaatttgtggaatttttcttctctatGTTTATGATCAAACGCGATATAAGTACACGCTGCCCTCTCAATCAGAAAAGGTTCACCAGCGCTTACTCCAAACGGCATGGTCAGATTTGCAGAATATAACTCTTAAGCCACATCCATATACTTCACGAGATAATGACAGAGTTCATGATTATATTTTGGAGAGGGCAATGAAAATCACtcaaaaaattgaatatgcTAACATCTCCGATGATTATGAAACACAAACCGATACATTTTTCAGACAACCTGATGTgtttaatttatcatctaCAAGGACTAgagtaatatattttcaatccTCGAACATTATCGTAAAATTAGAAGGGAAGGACAAGGCACTACCAGGCTTACTACTATCTTCTCATTTCGATTCAGTGCCTACAAGTACAGGAGCAACTGATGATGGGAAGGGGATTGCATCATTGTTAGCTCTACTAGAATATTTTTGCCAAAAACAACCTGAAAGAActttaatatttaattttaataataatgaggAATTCGGTCTCCTTGGAGCGTCAGTGTTCTTCGAGCACCCATGGTCAAAACTGGTCCATTATTTTCTGAATCTTGAAGGAACGGGTGTTGGGGGAAAAGCGGTCCTATTTAGAACTTCCGATGTATCTACAGCTCAAATGTATAAAGAAGCAGTTCTAAAACAGCCCTTTGGGAATTCGGTTTATCAGCAGGGGTTTTATAACCGTTACATTCATAGTGAAACGGACTACAAAGTTTACGAAGAAAATGGATTAAGAGGATGGGATATCGCTTTTTACAAACCCCGTGCCTTGTATCATACTGTGAATGATTCAATATCATACACCTCAAGAGAAGCTCTTTGGCATATGCTACATACCTCACTTCAACTTTCAAATTATGTAGCATTTAACAATGAAGATCCTCATGCTTATACTCCAGCAATTTATTTCGATATTGTTGGCTACAACTTCTTTGTTATTAATTCTAAGTCATTATTTGCACTGAATTGCATTTTACTAGTAGCAGCACCAGTTATCATTCTTGTACTGCAGCTGCTACGGTCACGTAAAAATAGTAGTACCAATCGAGTCTCGCTATTGTTGGCTGTCAGACTCCCATTTTCTTTAGCGATAACGTGTATTATCCTCAAGATAACTGAATCTGCtctctttcaaattaaCCCTTTCATCTCTTCGAGGAACCACCTCTCTCCGCTAATAACTTTTGGTGCTgagtttttatttataaacTACTTGCTATTAACTCTATTTGAAACGCTCTCACCTTCGAGTGATTTTAAGAGAATAGCATTAGGCgaaattttatcaattttatgGGTTCTTTTGTTGTCTCTTACCTATAGGATGCATAAAAATGAATACCGGGACACTGGGATATATCCATTCACAATTCTTTACGTTTGCATCCTTATGGGCATATTATTCGATTATTTTGCTAAGTCGCTTAAACAAACACCCAAAGTATTCTTTTCCAGAGAAGTGGATGGAGTTTCCGGAAGTAGTAACCAAGAACTACATGATGGTGAACTAGAGGCTGCAGGTGCTTATACTTCTGATGTAGAAAGAGCTTCACCTACTAATTCGGATAATTCATCTCCACATACTGCCAACCAAACAATTCCTGCCTTTGAGCCAGATGAGAGAGCTCCATTATTGGAGACTAACGCACACTATCCTGTGAAAGAAGTGAATACAATCCCCAAGAAACCGACCAATTATAGTTGGGCCCTTCAGTTCTTACTGACGGTCCCGATTGGCATTTTCATAATGTTTAATAGTTTTGACTTAATTCTTGATGCTTTGAATCAAACAAGCCAAGAGAGTTTAAAATCAACATCTGACGTCCTCAacatatcattattaggAGGTATTTTAGTAGTGCTGCCGGTAATCCCGTTTGTTTACAAATTTAATGTTGTTACCGCTATTGCATTGTTTTTGACGTTCTCTATTGGAGCCatacaaatatttttttcatcacCATTTACTATCGAGGCACCGTTAAAGGTTAGATTCTCACAGGATTTAAAGTGGTCGAATGGAGCCATCGAATCTGTTGTTCACATATCTGGAAGGCAAGGCTTTTTGGAGCCTCTTATACACGATCTTCCAAGTGTAAAACGTGAGTATCTTGCTGTAGATTGTGAAGATAAATATGACGGAAATGAAGTATGCAGTTATTCCGGAGAACTACCAAATCCTATAGATACCtataattcaaatttcaCAATTGATAAGCTCTTTTCTATTGATGTTCTTAAAAATGACAGGAATTCGAAGTACAAGTCACCATATGAACCGATAAATGCAGAAGTCTTGATAAATGTAGTCGAAAACAGGGCATGTACTATTCTCTTTACTAACCCACTAGAAGACAAATCTTCGCCTGTTAAACAGATACAAATATTTGCCGAtgaaaataacaatacGGATGTGACGGATGATAAGATAATAAGATGGAGAGATGGGattgatgaattacaattacataaacttgattttgaaaaaaaattttatcATATCGGGATTCAATGGTATCCAAAAATTTTAAACGATAACGAGTCGAATAGTGATTCGCCAGCcgatattgatgataatgcGTTAAACTTGAGAGTTATTTGCTACTGGGGAGAATACGATTCTGAGTCAATAGTGAACGGTAAACATAAGAAAAAGATCCCGGCTTATGATGAGTTACTAACATATGCTCCTTTAAATTATTCCATCtctaatttaaataaaggGTTGATTACAATGGAaagatcaattgaattGTGA
- the NDAI0A07540 gene encoding C2H2-type zinc finger protein (ancestral locus Anc_3.298), with amino-acid sequence MQYINENNQEFEGGTYPPFEEYVSTFTQDSTMQYYSSPAQFMVKGSYSPSFFKQATIHGKSYRSPNSLSSNNITGDGEQSNLLSTKLPTIPKFDSYKEAYTKLEDNLSLPAEWEESVSTPMQEENNIRPSLYRRFTDSALPFSGSFVGKSDYPSPDSSLINSPLSGISNEPSLAFKVPTNEASTNFSNDPFSNTVANYTSMSKIRPGLLQLHSEPLLQDMLPQMEEVPRLANPTIHRSKRSNLRYNSGPSISEEIAKYGCKHCNKRFKRPSSLNTHMNIHTGNKPYVCPYEECRKSFNAKSNMLRHYKLHFKLNSGAYILPNGEISAEKPTSKQLFGSKRNEEQELSSSEESDSNGLLRLIKKMPDITTR; translated from the coding sequence aTGCAATATATTAATGAGAACAACCAGGAATTTGAAGGGGGTACATATCCTCCCTTTGAGGAATATGTTTCAACTTTTACCCAAGATAGTACCATGCAATATTACTCATCGCCAGCTCAATTCATGGTAAAAGGTTCATACTCaccttcatttttcaaacagGCAACCATACATGGTAAATCTTATCGTTCACCGAATAGcttatcttcaaataatataactGGAGATGGAGAGCAAAGTAACTTACTTTCTACCAAGTTACCAACTATTCCGAAATTCGATTCGTACAAGGAAGCGTACACTAAATTGGAAGATAACTTAAGTTTACCCGCCGAGTGGGAGGAATCCGTTTCAACACCGAtgcaagaagaaaataatataagaCCGTCATTATACAGACGGTTCACTGATTCTGCTCTGCCATTCTCCGGTTCTTTTGTTGGTAAGTCTGACTACCCAAGTCCAGATTCTTCTCTAATAAACTCACCTTTATCAGGGATATCAAATGAACCCTCTTTAGCATTTAAAGTCCCAACGAATGAGGCGTCCAccaatttttctaatgaCCCTTTTTCAAATACCGTAGCTAACTATACATCTATGTCGAAAATAAGGCCGGGATTATTACAACTGCATTCAGAACCTTTATTACAAGATATGCTACCCCAAATGGAAGAAGTCCCTAGGCTGGCTAATCCAACGATACATAGATCTAAAAGAAGTAATTTAAGATATAACAGCGGTCCTTCCATATCGGAGGAAATTGCAAAGTATGGATGTAAGCACTGtaataaaagatttaaGAGACCATCTTCATTGAACACACACATGAATATTCACACTGGAAATAAACCCTACGTGTGTCCTTATGAAGAATGCCGTAAATCTTTTAAtgcaaaatcaaatatGTTGAGACATTACAAGCTTCATTTCAAACTTAACTCAGGTGCATATATTTTACCAAACGGTGAAATAAGTGCAGAAAAGCCTACTTCGAAGCAGCTTTTCGGCTCGAAAAGAAACGAAGAACAAGAACTATCGTCAAGCGAAGAATCCGATTCTAATGGCTTACTTCGATTAATTAAGAAAATGCCCGATATCACAACTCGTTAA
- the ECM8 gene encoding Ecm8p (similar to Saccharomyces cerevisiae ECM8 (YBR076W); ancestral locus Anc_3.297): protein MNGSLDFANHGDCFASNIDFWIDTNSTELREESKSTLSLFSLNKSFLDITNISNGAETLRRKTPKKALKKKEENNSQLIQREDSRYIQLRKVDTTCKDSTICSKNCLVYLPRTFQHHKIHKLVKQRQFELGYSLRKNIQCPLSACSNVKESSALANNKYESALNWVSYKYIRSKEGKKDVMCRFCLGSNWIEGVHFFRHLFLAHGIITEINQEGKAKLPYKLINKEINQNTTLYIEQLNIPKFSRTLLPFLSVSFIPMPFKYYSRRLNGGFRRTHVLCPSCSNWVHLGWFEHDEIIKEGYQNFDSIRNFNIDYQNISYIQERDRRLIEGLYENYFIHYIHCGLSRLSSKCMFVEISTTEDES, encoded by the coding sequence ATGAACGGAAGTTTAGATTTTGCTAATCATGGAGATTGCTTTGCTAGTAACATCGATTTTTGGATTGACACCAACAGTACAGAATTAAGAGAAGAATCGAAATCAAccttatctttattttcattgaataaaaGTTTCCTTGATATCACAAATATTTCTAATGGGGCTGAAACATTGAGAAGGAAGACACCCAAAAAAgctttgaagaagaaggaagaaaacaatAGTCAACTCATTCAAAGGGAAGATAGTAGATACATTCAATTAAGAAAAGTTGATACAACTTGTAAAGATTCAACCATTTGTTCAAAAAATTGTCTTGTTTATTTACCAAGAACGTTTCAACACCACAAGATACATAAACTCGTCAAACAGAGACAGTTTGAACTTGGTTATTCGTTAAGAAAGAACATACAGTGCCCCTTATCAGCTTGTTCAAATGTGAAAGAGTCTTCGGCATTAGCCAACAATAAATACGAGTCCGCTTTGAATTGGGTTTcgtataaatatattagaaGTAAAGAAGGTAAGAAGGATGTTATGTGCAGATTCTGTTTGGGGAGTAACTGGATAGAAGGTGTTCATTTTTTTAGACATCTTTTTTTGGCACACGGAATTATAACAGAAATAAATCAAGAAGGGAAAGCAAAACTTCCTTACAAGTtaataaacaaagaaataaatcaGAATACTACTTTATACATTGAGCAACTGAATATTCCTAAGTTTTCCAGAACGTTGCTACCTTTTCTTTCTGTCAGCTTTATTCCAATGCCATTTAAGTATTATTCAAGGAGATTAAACGGAGGTTTCAGAAGAACGCATGTTTTATGCCCTAGTTGTTCAAACTGGGTTCATTTGGGATGGTTTGAACATGATGAGATCATCAAAGAAGGctatcaaaattttgattcCATTAGAAATTTTAACATTGATTATCAGAATATTTCTTACATTCAGGAAAGAGATAGACGATTAATTGAAGGTTTAtatgaaaattattttattcattatattcattgCGGTCTCTCAAGGCTTTCATCAAAATGTATGTTTGTAGAAATCTCAACGACTGAAGACGAAAGTTAG
- the SLM4 gene encoding Slm4p (similar to Saccharomyces cerevisiae SLM4 (YBR077C); ancestral locus Anc_3.300), with translation MIHADNIRQVLEATLKPIKIRTLPIETPCLKSSLLLSALNGAIMAYANADTDSGAIFKDDEDDTQDTDEETQNTTSQATTMNNLKMMSLLIKDKWSEDEKNPEAQTTNSCYIYDLKEKQNKDENITDQQEKVEQHQTTDGGSSLQKPTPLPTVEGNVNDKSSSIRIYTYAVEDLHACVTEIPRSDLLLLFIADNSYPYGLLVLKMKALVSAVTDLYGYKLG, from the coding sequence ATGATACATGCAGATAACATAAGGCAAGTCCTAGAGGCTACACTAAAACCTATAAAGATAAGGACTCTCCCCATTGAAACACCTTGTTTGAAATCCTCCTTACTACTGTCGGCTCTTAATGGAGCAATAATGGCATATGCAAATGCCGATACAGATAGCGGAGCtatttttaaagatgatgaagatgataccCAGGATACGGACGAAGAAACTCAAAATACAACAAGCCAAGCCACTacaatgaataatttgaaaatgatgagCTTGTTGATTAAAGATAAATGgtctgaagatgaaaagaatCCAGAGGCGCAAACGACTAATTCTTGTTACATTTATGATCTTAAAGAGAAACAGAATAAGGATGAAAATATCACAGACCAACAAGAGAAAGTTGAACAACACCAAACAACGGATGGCGGTTCTAGTTTACAAAAACCTACTCCTTTACCTACCGTTGAAGGTAATGTTAATGATAAGAGTAGTTCAATTAGAATATATACGTATGCTGTGGAAGATCTACATGCTTGTGTGACAGAAATTCCACGAAGCGATCTACTACTGTTGTTCATAGCAGATAATTCATATCCGTATGGTTTACTAGTTCTCAAAATGAAAGCTTTGGTTTCTGCAGTTACAGATTTATATGGTTATAAATTGGGATAA